The bacterium genome contains a region encoding:
- the larE gene encoding ATP-dependent sacrificial sulfur transferase LarE, producing the protein MRIGKIFDIGRALEAAAFAEAGEPETAIALLRGGCDEPNAATGGAGTYRALVDAVRELGSVVVAFSGGADSSLVAAASQEALGTRALAVTAVSATLPGREREAAARTAAVIGIRHLELPLDELVSPDFAANGPDRCYHCKRVRMGGIIACARDNGFRAVLDGTNADDGGDWRPGLRACGELGVRSPLAEAGIGKAAVRAMLRELGLAVHDKPSTPCLSSRIPYGSAVTRQKLRQIEQAEEALHVLGLREVRVRHHGAVAVIEVPREDAPRVLSAVGLAGRLREIGFAHVALDIEGFRSGSLNRGLLRRT; encoded by the coding sequence ATGCGGATCGGGAAGATCTTCGACATCGGGCGGGCGCTGGAGGCAGCGGCGTTCGCGGAGGCGGGGGAGCCCGAAACGGCGATTGCCCTGCTCCGCGGCGGCTGCGATGAGCCCAACGCGGCCACGGGCGGCGCCGGGACCTACCGCGCCCTTGTCGACGCCGTGCGGGAGTTGGGCAGCGTCGTCGTCGCATTCTCCGGCGGGGCGGACTCCTCGCTCGTGGCGGCGGCGTCCCAGGAGGCGCTCGGGACGCGCGCGCTGGCGGTCACCGCGGTCTCCGCCACGCTGCCGGGCCGCGAGCGCGAGGCGGCCGCGAGGACCGCCGCCGTGATCGGCATCCGCCACCTGGAGCTGCCGCTCGACGAGTTGGTCTCGCCGGATTTCGCCGCCAACGGCCCCGACCGCTGCTACCACTGCAAACGCGTGCGCATGGGCGGCATCATCGCCTGCGCCCGGGACAACGGATTTCGCGCGGTGCTCGACGGCACGAATGCCGACGACGGCGGGGACTGGCGGCCGGGACTGCGCGCCTGCGGCGAGCTGGGCGTGCGCAGCCCGCTCGCGGAGGCCGGGATCGGCAAGGCGGCGGTGCGGGCGATGCTGCGCGAGCTGGGCCTCGCCGTCCACGACAAGCCGTCGACCCCGTGCCTTTCCTCGCGCATCCCCTACGGGAGCGCGGTGACCAGGCAGAAGCTGCGCCAGATCGAGCAGGCGGAGGAGGCGCTTCACGTGCTCGGTCTGCGGGAAGTCCGCGTCCGCCACCATGGCGCAGTCGCGGTGATCGAGGTCCCGCGGGAGGATGCCCCGCGCGTGCTCTCGGCGGTCGGCCTGGCGGGCCGGCTGCGCGAGATCGGCTTCGCGCACGTGGCGCTCGACATCGAAGGTTTCCGCAGCGGGAGCCTGAACCGCGGGCTGCTCCGGCGGACGTGA
- a CDS encoding transglutaminase domain-containing protein, with protein sequence MKTGDAKWLPLGLALTGLLSAATPGPSAAAASRSGIVTLEVDLTAQEPGAPARLWIPYPVSDRNQLVRDAHVGGDYTTAWVGTDRRHGTPTLYAEWSQGAPTRKLSLSFVVERDEVTRRDLPAAEPAWNPGDYGPYLQPTSLGPLDGKVRELSATITSGKRTVLEKARAIYDWTVENMYRDPDTKGCGKGDVCALLRKPGGKCTDISSVYVALCRAAGVPAREVFGLRLGKKAEEDVTTWQHCWVEVFLPGCGWFAVDPADVRKAMLVEKLDLGDPKTKEYREYFWGNVDACRVALAQGRDLVLNPPQAGAPLNTFGYPYAEVGGRPLDCYDPKTFVYTYRFREVPEAR encoded by the coding sequence ATGAAGACAGGAGATGCGAAGTGGCTTCCACTCGGTCTTGCGCTGACAGGCCTGCTGTCGGCTGCGACACCCGGTCCGAGCGCGGCAGCAGCGTCCCGATCGGGGATCGTCACGCTCGAGGTCGACCTGACTGCGCAGGAGCCGGGCGCTCCGGCGCGCCTGTGGATTCCCTACCCCGTCTCGGATCGAAACCAGTTGGTGCGGGACGCACACGTCGGCGGAGACTACACAACGGCGTGGGTCGGCACCGACCGCCGGCACGGCACGCCGACGCTGTACGCCGAGTGGTCGCAGGGGGCCCCGACCCGCAAGCTCTCGCTCTCTTTCGTCGTCGAGCGGGACGAGGTCACCCGGCGTGATCTCCCGGCCGCCGAGCCTGCGTGGAATCCGGGGGACTATGGCCCGTACCTCCAACCGACGAGCCTCGGTCCCCTCGACGGCAAGGTCCGGGAGCTGTCTGCCACGATCACCTCCGGGAAGAGGACCGTCCTCGAGAAGGCGCGCGCGATCTACGACTGGACGGTCGAGAACATGTACCGCGACCCGGACACGAAGGGCTGCGGCAAGGGCGACGTCTGCGCACTGCTGCGAAAACCCGGCGGCAAGTGCACCGACATCTCCTCGGTGTACGTCGCGCTCTGCCGTGCGGCGGGCGTCCCGGCCCGCGAGGTCTTCGGCCTGCGTCTCGGGAAGAAGGCCGAGGAAGACGTGACCACCTGGCAGCACTGCTGGGTCGAGGTCTTCCTCCCCGGCTGCGGCTGGTTCGCCGTCGACCCGGCGGACGTGCGCAAGGCGATGCTCGTCGAGAAGCTCGACCTCGGCGACCCGAAGACGAAGGAGTACCGCGAGTACTTCTGGGGCAACGTCGACGCCTGCCGCGTGGCGCTCGCGCAGGGGCGCGACCTGGTGCTGAACCCGCCGCAGGCCGGCGCGCCGCTCAACACCTTCGGGTATCCCTACGCCGAGGTCGGCGGCAGGCCCCTGGACTGCTACGACCCCAAGACCTTCGTCTACACCTATCGCTTCCGCGAAGTGCCGGAGGCCCGATGA
- a CDS encoding PLP-dependent cysteine synthase family protein, whose amino-acid sequence MNGARRVFDDVSQLIGSRENPTPLVRLGRLQRAGQGDFLLKLEWMNPFGSIKDRTARALLEGLVRDGRLDGRRVVEPTSGNTGIALAALCNLRQQPCTITVPSAVPAEKVTLLRLLGAEVWPTPDDLCPIEHPKDGAIALAKSFVEGEGTRDRYVMPNQYENPDNVRAHYETTGPEIWDQTEGGVTHFFAGLGTCGTITGVAKFLKERRPAVRVIAIEPERGHRMPGLKSFAESRKPGILDESLIDETVVVKDGDAYATAVRLAREEGLLVGPSTGAAVWAALQARLPAGAVAVCISPDSAFKYGSFYDEVVGNDGRPEVTA is encoded by the coding sequence ATGAACGGTGCGCGCAGGGTCTTCGATGATGTCTCTCAGCTGATCGGGTCGCGGGAGAACCCCACGCCGTTGGTACGGCTGGGGCGTCTGCAGCGGGCGGGGCAGGGCGACTTCCTGCTGAAGCTCGAGTGGATGAACCCCTTCGGCTCCATCAAGGATCGCACGGCGCGTGCCCTTCTCGAGGGGCTCGTGCGCGACGGGCGGCTCGACGGCCGGCGCGTCGTCGAGCCGACGTCCGGCAATACGGGCATCGCGCTTGCGGCCCTCTGCAACCTGCGGCAGCAGCCGTGCACGATCACCGTTCCTTCGGCCGTGCCGGCCGAGAAGGTGACCCTCCTGCGGCTGCTCGGCGCCGAAGTCTGGCCGACGCCGGATGACCTCTGCCCGATCGAGCACCCCAAGGACGGGGCGATCGCGCTCGCCAAGAGCTTCGTCGAGGGGGAGGGCACGCGCGATCGGTACGTGATGCCGAACCAGTACGAGAACCCGGACAACGTTCGGGCGCACTACGAGACGACGGGCCCCGAGATCTGGGACCAGACCGAGGGAGGGGTCACCCACTTCTTCGCCGGCCTCGGCACCTGCGGGACGATCACGGGCGTTGCGAAGTTCCTCAAGGAGCGCAGGCCGGCAGTCCGCGTGATCGCGATCGAGCCCGAGCGCGGCCACCGGATGCCGGGTCTCAAGAGTTTCGCGGAGAGCAGGAAACCGGGGATCCTTGACGAATCGCTGATCGACGAGACGGTGGTCGTGAAGGACGGGGACGCGTACGCGACCGCGGTGCGGCTGGCCCGCGAGGAAGGGCTGCTGGTCGGTCCCTCGACGGGTGCGGCGGTCTGGGCGGCGCTTCAAGCGCGGCTGCCGGCCGGGGCGGTGGCCGTGTGTATCTCCCCGGACAGCGCATTCAAGTACGGCTCGTTCTATGACGAAGTGGTGGGCAACGACGGGAGACCGGAGGTGACAGCGTGA
- a CDS encoding sulfurtransferase TusA family protein: protein MSVLVDITRDACPMTTAKVGMALAGLGSTGTLEIRLTQGALTNVIAAVKAQGHRVAAVGRDGGHFVLQVTAGGGGGAAAPAAGCG, encoded by the coding sequence ATGAGCGTCCTCGTCGACATCACGCGGGACGCCTGCCCGATGACCACTGCCAAGGTGGGGATGGCGCTGGCCGGGCTCGGCTCGACCGGGACCCTGGAGATCCGCCTGACGCAGGGGGCGCTGACGAACGTGATCGCCGCCGTGAAGGCGCAGGGACATCGCGTGGCGGCGGTCGGGCGCGATGGCGGCCATTTCGTGCTGCAGGTCACCGCGGGCGGCGGGGGTGGCGCTGCCGCGCCGGCGGCCGGTTGCGGCTGA
- a CDS encoding 4Fe-4S binding protein has product MSGIDYRELKRGGVMRQEREDRFLVRLHLVAGTLDGAQARAVAEAAERFGSGALHLTSRQGIEIPDVPSGALVALKAFLAARGIGFGVCGPTVRGVVACQGRGVCPNGVIETLNLAGDLDRTFFGAPAPHKFKIGISGCANNCLKAEENDLGVKGWVEPRWSGEGCTGCGLCLTVCPTKAVRAGADGGPGGIERARCIGCGDCITACPSGSMVERVRGHRIFVGGKLGRAPSLGRPLAAVLTRPEEVTAAVAEALEFFRLQGKPRERFGDTLRRVGIEALEVHLGALQGKSA; this is encoded by the coding sequence GTGAGCGGGATCGACTATCGGGAATTGAAGCGCGGCGGTGTGATGCGCCAGGAGCGGGAGGACAGGTTCCTCGTGCGCCTGCACCTGGTCGCGGGGACGCTCGACGGCGCGCAGGCGCGGGCCGTCGCCGAGGCGGCGGAGCGGTTCGGCAGCGGTGCCCTGCACCTGACGAGCCGCCAGGGCATCGAGATACCCGATGTGCCCTCGGGCGCGCTGGTCGCCCTCAAGGCCTTCCTGGCCGCGCGCGGGATCGGCTTCGGCGTCTGCGGGCCGACCGTGCGCGGCGTCGTCGCGTGCCAGGGGCGTGGGGTGTGCCCGAACGGCGTCATCGAGACGCTGAATCTCGCCGGCGACCTGGACCGGACCTTCTTCGGCGCGCCGGCGCCGCACAAGTTCAAGATCGGCATCAGCGGCTGCGCGAACAACTGCCTCAAGGCCGAGGAGAACGACCTCGGCGTCAAGGGCTGGGTCGAGCCGCGCTGGAGCGGCGAGGGCTGCACGGGGTGCGGGCTCTGCCTCACGGTCTGCCCGACGAAGGCCGTCCGCGCCGGCGCCGACGGCGGGCCCGGCGGGATCGAGCGTGCCCGTTGCATCGGCTGCGGCGACTGCATCACCGCCTGCCCCTCCGGCAGCATGGTCGAGCGCGTCCGGGGCCATCGGATCTTCGTCGGCGGCAAGCTCGGGCGCGCACCGTCGCTGGGCCGGCCCCTCGCGGCCGTGCTCACGCGGCCGGAGGAGGTCACGGCGGCGGTCGCCGAGGCGCTGGAATTCTTCCGCCTCCAGGGCAAGCCCCGCGAGCGCTTCGGCGACACGCTGCGGCGGGTGGGGATCGAGGCGCTTGAGGTGCACCTCGGCGCGCTGCAGGGGAAGAGCGCATGA
- the mnmA gene encoding tRNA 2-thiouridine(34) synthase MnmA translates to MRRSVLVAMSGGVDSAVAALLLKEAGHDVVGVTLCLGHDEGPGGRAICCGADAVRDARAVCDRIGVAHHVFDFSAAFRERVIGRFVAGHGAGRTPNPCVDCNRFVKFGLLLDKALALGFDMLATGHYAGIEARGGRRCLTRARDAAKDQSYFLYAVPRERLGRVLFPLADLTKGVVREIAARAGLPVARKPESQDLCFGRGTAQGGLGTNGEAPGPIVDRAERVLGRHAGLGAYTVGQRAGLAAGTGRRLYVLAKDAPANRLVVGEREELRAWSCRAGDVNLFVDELPARLSARVRHRGRELPCSARLINQVLEVRFEEPAEALAPGQALVLYDGTSVAGGGTILDGAGAAPDQKE, encoded by the coding sequence GTGAGGCGTTCGGTCCTCGTCGCGATGAGCGGCGGCGTCGACTCCGCGGTCGCCGCGCTGCTGCTCAAGGAGGCGGGGCACGACGTCGTCGGCGTGACCCTCTGTCTCGGCCACGACGAGGGCCCCGGGGGCCGGGCGATCTGCTGCGGCGCGGACGCGGTGCGCGACGCGCGCGCGGTCTGCGATCGGATCGGCGTTGCGCACCACGTCTTCGACTTCTCGGCTGCGTTCCGGGAGCGCGTGATCGGGCGGTTCGTCGCCGGGCACGGGGCGGGGAGGACCCCGAACCCCTGCGTCGACTGCAACCGCTTCGTCAAGTTCGGCCTGCTGCTGGACAAGGCGCTCGCGCTCGGCTTCGACATGCTGGCCACCGGGCACTACGCGGGGATCGAGGCCCGCGGCGGGCGACGCTGCCTGACGCGCGCCCGCGACGCCGCCAAGGACCAGAGCTACTTCCTTTATGCGGTCCCGCGCGAGCGTCTCGGGAGGGTCCTCTTCCCGCTCGCGGACCTGACCAAGGGCGTTGTCCGCGAGATCGCGGCGCGCGCGGGACTTCCGGTCGCCCGCAAGCCCGAGAGCCAGGACCTCTGTTTCGGGCGCGGCACGGCGCAGGGCGGGCTCGGGACGAATGGAGAGGCGCCCGGCCCGATAGTCGACCGCGCGGAGCGCGTTCTCGGACGCCATGCGGGCCTGGGCGCGTACACGGTCGGGCAGCGCGCCGGGCTCGCGGCAGGCACGGGCCGCCGCCTCTATGTCCTCGCGAAGGACGCGCCGGCCAACCGCCTGGTGGTGGGCGAGAGGGAGGAGCTTCGGGCGTGGTCGTGCCGCGCGGGCGACGTCAACCTGTTCGTCGACGAACTGCCGGCGCGGCTTTCCGCCCGTGTCCGCCACCGCGGCCGCGAGCTGCCCTGTAGCGCGCGGCTCATCAACCAGGTGCTGGAGGTGCGCTTCGAGGAGCCGGCCGAGGCGCTTGCGCCGGGCCAGGCCCTCGTCCTCTACGACGGCACCAGCGTCGCCGGGGGGGGCACCATTCTCGACGGGGCTGGCGCCGCCCCAGACCAGAAGGAGTGA
- a CDS encoding substrate-binding protein gives MIVILAILFGALGALPAGVAAADREPVKIGLNYPKTGPYATQGLDQYRAATMALEEINAGGGILGRPVEIVWRDSQSKVDVTKRNVTELIEREQVKMLFGGSASSVAIAAGEIAQQHGVPFFGTLTYSTDTTGKDGHRYVFRECYDSWMAAQVLAVYLNARFPSKKYFYVTADYTWGWTTETAMRVLTGTAGATHGRALTPFPTATTQDFRGALAKAQAAAPDVLVLVLFGQDMVSAIRIANELGLNRKTQIVVPNLTLGMAEDAGPEAMADVVGALPWAWNIPYKYDYPGGRRFVESFAKRYDRYPCTSGASAYTILYEYKAAVERAGTFDGAAVVRALEGHAYTLLKDYQIWRSFDHQSVQRVFAVRCKPAAEVVKDRFKQDYFEVLGSLPGDEAAIGFAQWKAQRVAAGKPPQLEALPGEK, from the coding sequence ATGATTGTCATTCTCGCAATCTTGTTCGGAGCCCTTGGCGCGCTGCCGGCAGGCGTTGCGGCGGCAGACCGGGAGCCGGTCAAGATCGGTCTCAACTACCCGAAGACCGGCCCCTACGCCACCCAGGGTCTCGACCAATATCGTGCGGCCACGATGGCGCTCGAGGAGATCAACGCGGGGGGCGGAATCCTCGGGCGGCCCGTGGAAATCGTCTGGCGCGATTCGCAGTCGAAGGTCGACGTCACGAAGCGCAATGTCACCGAACTGATCGAGCGCGAACAGGTCAAGATGCTCTTCGGCGGCTCGGCGAGCAGCGTCGCGATCGCCGCGGGGGAGATTGCGCAGCAGCACGGGGTGCCGTTCTTCGGCACGCTCACCTACTCGACGGACACCACCGGCAAGGACGGCCACCGCTACGTCTTCCGCGAGTGCTACGACTCCTGGATGGCGGCGCAGGTGCTCGCGGTCTACCTGAACGCGCGCTTCCCGTCGAAGAAGTACTTCTACGTCACCGCCGATTACACGTGGGGCTGGACGACCGAAACCGCCATGCGCGTGCTGACCGGGACCGCCGGCGCCACGCACGGGCGGGCGCTGACGCCCTTCCCGACCGCGACGACACAGGATTTCCGAGGCGCGCTCGCGAAGGCGCAAGCCGCCGCGCCGGACGTGCTCGTGCTCGTGCTTTTCGGCCAGGATATGGTCAGCGCCATCCGTATCGCGAACGAGCTCGGGCTGAACCGCAAGACGCAGATCGTCGTGCCGAACCTCACGCTGGGCATGGCGGAGGACGCCGGGCCGGAGGCGATGGCGGACGTCGTCGGGGCGCTGCCCTGGGCCTGGAACATTCCCTACAAGTACGACTATCCCGGCGGCAGGCGCTTCGTGGAGTCCTTCGCGAAGCGCTACGACCGCTACCCCTGCACCTCCGGCGCATCGGCCTACACGATCCTCTACGAGTACAAGGCGGCGGTCGAGAGAGCCGGGACCTTCGACGGCGCGGCAGTCGTGCGCGCCCTCGAAGGGCACGCCTACACCCTGCTCAAGGACTACCAGATCTGGCGCTCGTTCGACCACCAGTCGGTGCAGCGCGTCTTCGCCGTCAGGTGCAAGCCCGCGGCCGAAGTTGTCAAGGACAGGTTCAAGCAGGATTACTTCGAGGTTCTCGGCTCGCTCCCCGGCGACGAGGCCGCGATCGGGTTTGCGCAGTGGAAGGCCCAGCGGGTGGCCGCCGGCAAACCGCCCCAGCTCGAGGCGCTCCCAGGAGAAAAGTAG
- a CDS encoding TOBE-like domain-containing protein, producing the protein MSIELRHISKTFGPFRALDDINLVVPDGGLVALLGPSGCGKTTLLRIISGLETPDPGDASAILFRQQQVLGQDVRARQVGFVFQHYALFRHMTVAENIAFGLRILPRRARPAEAAIRARVAELLHLIQLAGLEGRYPSQLSGGQRQRVALARALAIEPKVLLLDEPFGALDARVRLDLRRWLRRLHDELHVTSVFVTHDQEEALEVADRVVVMNRGRIEQEGTPDEVFHHPASEFVMGFLGSVNLFHGRIEGGKAVSGPIVVDTVAAAGDDGKSAKLFVRPHELELFPWQEERGGLRAAVIRVQSAGSVVKIELRSRSGQALNVELPHERFRELGVQPGQDLLVAVREARVFVDDYAI; encoded by the coding sequence GTGAGCATCGAGCTGCGGCACATCAGCAAGACCTTCGGTCCCTTCCGGGCCCTGGACGACATCAACCTGGTCGTGCCGGACGGCGGCCTCGTGGCCCTGCTCGGCCCCTCCGGCTGCGGCAAGACGACGCTGCTGCGGATCATCTCCGGCCTGGAGACGCCCGACCCCGGGGACGCTTCGGCGATTCTCTTCCGGCAGCAGCAGGTGCTCGGTCAGGATGTGCGCGCCCGGCAGGTGGGCTTCGTGTTCCAGCACTACGCGCTGTTCCGGCACATGACCGTTGCCGAGAACATTGCCTTCGGGCTGCGCATCCTGCCTCGGAGGGCGCGTCCCGCAGAGGCGGCGATCCGCGCGCGTGTCGCGGAGCTGCTGCACCTGATCCAGCTCGCGGGACTCGAGGGCCGGTACCCCTCCCAGCTCTCGGGGGGCCAGCGCCAGCGCGTCGCGCTCGCCCGCGCGCTGGCGATCGAGCCCAAGGTCCTGCTGCTCGACGAGCCCTTCGGCGCGCTCGATGCGCGGGTGCGGTTGGACCTGCGCCGCTGGCTGCGACGGCTGCACGACGAGCTGCACGTCACCAGCGTCTTCGTCACGCACGACCAGGAGGAGGCGCTCGAGGTCGCGGACCGGGTCGTGGTCATGAACCGCGGGCGGATCGAGCAGGAGGGGACGCCCGACGAGGTCTTCCACCACCCCGCCTCGGAGTTCGTGATGGGCTTTCTCGGCAGCGTGAACCTCTTCCACGGCCGCATCGAGGGCGGCAAGGCGGTGTCGGGGCCGATCGTCGTCGACACGGTTGCCGCCGCCGGGGACGACGGCAAGTCGGCGAAGCTCTTCGTGCGGCCGCATGAGCTGGAGCTCTTCCCCTGGCAGGAGGAACGGGGCGGTCTGCGGGCCGCCGTCATTCGGGTGCAGTCGGCGGGGTCGGTGGTGAAGATCGAGTTGCGCTCGCGTTCCGGTCAGGCGCTGAACGTCGAGCTCCCGCACGAGCGCTTCCGGGAGCTGGGGGTGCAGCCCGGCCAGGACCTGCTCGTCGCGGTGCGCGAGGCGCGGGTCTTCGTCGACGACTACGCGATCTAG
- a CDS encoding phosphoadenylyl-sulfate reductase, translated as MTAPAASGTVVPGGRQREELLAELRAAASARELLARAAALLHPRLALATAFGRESIVLVSMLAEVFPGARIFAIDTGRLPEETYEVAERVRERFGVAIEWHFPERASVEEQERRQGLFSFRRGLEARRECCRIRKVEPLGRALAGLDGWISGRRASQGVTRSRVEAVALDEAHGGLIKLDPLAGWTAGEVAEYIRAHDLPYNRLHDQGYPSVGCAPCTRPVQAGDDERAGRWWWERPEHKECGLHLPSQLHGSGI; from the coding sequence ATGACGGCCCCGGCGGCATCGGGCACCGTTGTCCCCGGAGGGCGCCAGCGAGAGGAACTGCTCGCGGAGCTGCGCGCCGCGGCCTCCGCGCGGGAACTGCTCGCGCGCGCCGCCGCGCTCCTGCACCCGCGGCTGGCGCTCGCGACGGCGTTCGGCCGCGAGAGCATCGTGCTGGTGTCGATGCTCGCGGAGGTCTTCCCGGGGGCCCGTATCTTCGCGATCGACACCGGCCGTCTGCCCGAGGAGACCTACGAGGTGGCGGAGCGGGTGCGCGAGCGCTTCGGCGTCGCCATCGAGTGGCACTTCCCGGAGCGCGCGTCGGTGGAAGAACAGGAGCGCCGGCAGGGACTCTTCTCCTTCAGGCGCGGTCTGGAGGCGCGAAGGGAGTGCTGCCGCATCCGCAAGGTCGAGCCGCTCGGACGCGCGCTCGCCGGTCTCGACGGCTGGATCTCGGGCCGGCGGGCGTCGCAGGGCGTCACCCGCTCCCGCGTGGAGGCGGTCGCGCTCGACGAGGCGCATGGCGGGCTGATCAAGCTCGACCCGCTGGCGGGGTGGACGGCTGGCGAGGTGGCCGAGTACATCCGGGCGCACGATCTGCCGTACAACCGGCTTCACGACCAGGGATACCCGTCGGTGGGCTGCGCGCCCTGCACCCGGCCCGTCCAGGCAGGCGACGACGAGCGGGCGGGGCGGTGGTGGTGGGAGCGGCCGGAGCACAAGGAGTGCGGGTTGCATCTCCCCAGCCAGCTGCACGGGTCCGGCATCTGA
- the cysK gene encoding cysteine synthase A, giving the protein MPRIFEDITCTIGNTPLVRLNRVTRGCRATVLAKIEGRNPSLSAKSRIAAGMIRDAEERGELRPGVEIVEVATSINTGISLAFVAACRGYGLTLTMPETVDAERRLVLTALGAKLVLTPKAEGIRGAIVRAEEIAASDPARYLQPMLFNNPANPATHERTTGPEIWDDTDGGIDVLVAGVGTGGTITGVSRHIKNGRGKKIISVAVEPKESPVISQRLAKEPIRPGHHKIRGIGAGIIPETLDLTIIDRVEQVDSDEALDFAHRLAREEGLLVGISSGAAGAAAVRLAREESFAGKTIVVIFPDIAQRYLVTALCAGLGT; this is encoded by the coding sequence ATGCCCCGGATCTTCGAAGACATCACCTGTACCATCGGCAATACCCCGCTTGTTCGCCTGAACAGGGTCACGCGCGGCTGCCGTGCGACGGTGTTGGCCAAGATCGAAGGGCGCAATCCGTCGCTGTCGGCAAAATCCCGGATCGCGGCGGGCATGATCCGGGACGCCGAGGAACGTGGTGAACTCCGGCCAGGAGTCGAGATCGTGGAGGTCGCCACGAGCATCAACACCGGGATTTCGCTTGCGTTTGTCGCGGCCTGCCGCGGGTACGGGCTCACGCTGACCATGCCGGAGACCGTGGACGCCGAGCGACGCCTGGTGCTCACCGCCCTCGGCGCGAAACTCGTCCTGACACCGAAGGCGGAGGGAATTCGAGGCGCCATCGTCCGGGCCGAAGAGATCGCTGCGTCGGACCCGGCACGCTATCTTCAGCCGATGCTGTTCAACAATCCGGCCAACCCGGCCACGCACGAGCGGACGACCGGGCCGGAAATCTGGGACGACACCGACGGCGGCATCGACGTGCTGGTTGCGGGGGTCGGCACCGGGGGCACGATCACCGGCGTCTCGCGCCATATCAAGAACGGCCGCGGGAAGAAGATCATCTCCGTTGCGGTCGAGCCGAAGGAGAGCCCGGTAATCAGCCAGCGGCTCGCGAAAGAGCCGATTCGCCCCGGCCACCACAAGATCCGGGGCATCGGCGCCGGGATCATTCCCGAGACGCTCGACCTCACGATCATTGACCGCGTCGAGCAGGTCGACAGCGACGAGGCGCTGGATTTTGCGCACCGGCTCGCCCGGGAGGAAGGGCTTCTGGTCGGCATTTCCTCCGGCGCCGCCGGCGCCGCCGCCGTGCGACTGGCGCGGGAGGAGTCCTTTGCCGGGAAGACGATCGTCGTGATCTTCCCCGACATCGCCCAGCGCTATCTGGTGACCGCGCTCTGCGCAGGACTCGGCACCTGA
- a CDS encoding ATP-binding protein: MSDRASASIAEARLPRLRATPGSASRQIATVVGLVLGISVLHYTTVTTLPLLHDFYRRLYYIPVGLAAVWFGVRGGILASTLVTAFYVPHILLDWHHMSRELANQFMEITVYFGFAALIGHFAGREKRYRLRCEEAAEKLERSYRDLRRQADLILEIEGQLRRADRLAAVGELAATITHEIRNPLSSIRGTVEILREDLPPDSPKAEFLDILLKETDRLNQVIEGYLGFARPKAGDEAQLLDLGELARETAGLVRVQAAKDGLALTTEVDRPLPVRGSPVHLKQILLNVLLNAMQASARGGKIRLRGLVREGLVKGLEFRDVEGRLVEIVVEDEGPGITAEALPKIFSPFYTTKPEGTGLGLAISLRIAEAHGGMLRAENRPEGGARFVLTLPAAEGDAEAKVPRA; encoded by the coding sequence ATGAGTGATCGGGCGTCGGCGTCGATCGCGGAGGCGAGGCTGCCGCGCCTTCGCGCGACGCCCGGAAGTGCGAGTCGCCAGATCGCGACCGTCGTCGGTCTCGTGCTGGGGATTTCGGTCCTGCACTACACCACCGTCACGACGCTGCCGCTGCTGCACGACTTCTACCGCCGCCTCTACTACATCCCGGTCGGGCTGGCTGCGGTCTGGTTCGGCGTCCGCGGCGGGATACTCGCTTCGACGCTGGTTACCGCCTTCTACGTCCCGCACATCCTGCTCGACTGGCACCACATGAGCCGGGAGCTGGCCAACCAGTTCATGGAGATCACCGTCTACTTCGGGTTCGCCGCGCTGATCGGCCACTTCGCCGGCAGGGAGAAGCGTTACCGCCTGCGTTGCGAGGAGGCCGCGGAGAAGCTCGAACGATCGTATCGGGATCTGCGACGGCAGGCGGACCTGATCCTGGAGATCGAGGGGCAGCTGCGGCGGGCCGATCGTCTCGCGGCCGTGGGCGAGCTGGCCGCGACCATCACCCACGAGATTCGCAATCCCCTGAGCTCGATCCGGGGCACCGTCGAAATCCTCAGGGAAGACCTGCCCCCGGACTCGCCGAAGGCGGAATTCCTCGACATCCTGCTCAAGGAGACCGACCGCCTGAACCAGGTGATCGAGGGGTACCTCGGCTTCGCCCGCCCGAAGGCCGGCGACGAGGCGCAGCTTCTGGACCTGGGGGAGCTCGCCCGCGAGACCGCGGGGCTCGTCCGCGTGCAGGCGGCGAAGGATGGCCTGGCGCTGACGACTGAGGTCGACCGGCCGCTGCCGGTGCGCGGCAGCCCGGTGCACCTGAAGCAGATCCTGCTCAACGTGTTGCTCAACGCGATGCAGGCAAGTGCGCGCGGCGGCAAGATCCGGCTGCGCGGGCTCGTGCGCGAGGGGCTGGTGAAGGGCCTGGAGTTCCGCGACGTGGAGGGACGGCTGGTGGAGATCGTCGTCGAGGACGAGGGGCCGGGCATCACGGCCGAGGCGCTGCCGAAGATCTTCTCGCCCTTCTACACCACGAAGCCGGAAGGCACGGGGCTCGGGCTGGCGATCAGCCTGCGCATCGCCGAGGCGCACGGCGGGATGCTGCGGGCGGAAAACCGGCCGGAGGGCGGGGCGCGATTCGTCCTGACGCTCCCCGCGGCCGAGGGTGACGCGG